From one Bacteroidales bacterium genomic stretch:
- a CDS encoding DUF3098 domain-containing protein, giving the protein MAKQTAPSKQQDQDESKFALGKQNYKLLLIGFAIIVVGFLLMAGGGSKDPNVFSNEIFSFRRITLAPIVVLFGFVFEIYAIMKKPSE; this is encoded by the coding sequence ATGGCAAAACAAACAGCACCTAGCAAACAACAAGATCAAGATGAGAGCAAATTCGCTCTTGGAAAGCAAAATTACAAATTGCTGCTTATTGGGTTTGCAATTATTGTTGTAGGGTTTCTTTTAATGGCAGGCGGAGGTTCTAAAGATCCGAATGTATTTAGCAATGAAATTTTTAGTTTTAGACGGATTACGCTTGCTCCAATTGTAGTGCTTTTCGGGTTCGTTTTTGAAATTTATGCAATAATGAAAAAGCCAAGTGAATAG
- the truB gene encoding tRNA pseudouridine(55) synthase TruB produces the protein MKLGFDSETDFQEGAILLIDKPYGWTSFNVVSKIKHLIRKSKGYKKIKVGHAGTLDPLATGLLVICIGKATKQVESYLKDDKEYIATFCLGQTTPSYDMETQMNQEFPTEHITEELVYKVVNTFLGEQNQIPPLFSAKSINGKRAYKFARQGVEMELEPVKIKILELEIINFKLPNLTLRIKCSKGTYIRSLARDLGVALNSGAYLADLVRVGSGNFKLVDAQKLEEFEKFLTVNVTN, from the coding sequence ATGAAATTAGGATTTGATAGTGAAACCGATTTTCAAGAAGGAGCTATTCTTCTTATCGATAAACCTTATGGTTGGACATCCTTTAATGTTGTAAGTAAGATTAAACACCTCATTCGCAAATCCAAAGGATATAAAAAGATTAAGGTAGGCCATGCAGGAACTTTGGATCCCCTCGCAACAGGATTATTAGTGATTTGCATTGGAAAAGCAACAAAACAGGTTGAGTCTTATTTAAAAGACGATAAGGAATATATCGCAACATTTTGTTTAGGGCAAACAACTCCTTCGTATGATATGGAAACACAAATGAACCAAGAGTTTCCTACTGAACATATTACCGAAGAGTTGGTTTATAAAGTTGTAAATACCTTCTTGGGGGAGCAAAACCAAATACCACCTCTTTTCTCTGCAAAGAGCATTAATGGGAAAAGAGCATACAAGTTTGCTCGGCAAGGGGTTGAAATGGAACTTGAACCTGTAAAAATTAAAATTCTAGAACTTGAGATAATTAATTTTAAATTACCCAACCTTACTTTAAGAATCAAATGTAGTAAAGGAACTTATATAAGATCTCTTGCAAGGGACTTGGGGGTTGCTCTAAATAGTGGCGCATATTTAGCAGACTTAGTAAGAGTAGGTAGCGGTAACTTTAAATTAGTTGATGCTCAAAAATTAGAAGAATTTGAAAAATTTTTAACGGTGAATGTAACTAACTGA
- the queA gene encoding tRNA preQ1(34) S-adenosylmethionine ribosyltransferase-isomerase QueA, giving the protein MKLSQYKYNLPPDLIAKYPSDNRDESRLMVLNRKTKQIEHRIFKDIINYTSEGDVFVFNNTKVFPARLYGNKEKTGAEIEVFLLRELNKEQRLWDVLVDPARKIRIGNKLYFGEDDVLVAEVIDNTTSRGRTLRFLFDGSYDEFKETLYRLGETPLPKFIRRDVIPEDRERYQTVYAKHEGAVAAPTAGLHFSRELLKRLEIKGVHFAEITLHVGLGNFRTVDVEDLTKHKMDSEQINIPLDAVDIVNGAKLNKKNVCAVGTTVLRTLESSVSTDGFLKPYSGWTNKFIFPPYDFSVPSMMVTNFHLPLSTLLMMVSAFAGYDFLFDAYKLAIKEKYRFGTYGDAMLII; this is encoded by the coding sequence ATGAAACTCTCACAGTACAAGTACAATTTACCTCCGGATTTAATTGCAAAATATCCGTCTGACAATCGCGATGAGTCCAGATTAATGGTATTAAACAGGAAAACGAAACAAATTGAGCATCGTATCTTTAAGGATATTATCAACTATACCTCAGAGGGTGATGTGTTTGTTTTTAACAATACAAAAGTTTTTCCAGCCCGTTTGTATGGCAATAAAGAAAAAACAGGTGCTGAAATTGAAGTTTTCTTACTCCGAGAACTCAATAAAGAGCAACGGTTATGGGACGTATTAGTTGATCCTGCCAGAAAAATTAGGATTGGAAACAAACTTTATTTTGGCGAGGACGATGTTCTTGTTGCTGAGGTAATTGATAATACTACTTCTCGTGGACGTACTCTCCGTTTCCTTTTTGACGGATCATACGATGAGTTTAAGGAAACTCTTTATCGATTGGGCGAAACACCTCTTCCAAAATTCATAAGAAGAGATGTTATTCCAGAGGATAGAGAGCGTTACCAAACAGTATATGCAAAGCACGAGGGTGCTGTTGCTGCTCCAACAGCAGGATTGCATTTTAGCCGAGAACTACTTAAAAGACTCGAAATAAAAGGTGTTCACTTTGCTGAGATAACCCTACATGTAGGCTTGGGTAATTTCCGCACAGTAGATGTTGAAGACCTTACCAAGCATAAAATGGATTCCGAACAGATTAATATCCCATTAGATGCTGTTGATATTGTGAATGGAGCAAAGTTGAATAAAAAGAATGTGTGTGCTGTGGGTACAACGGTTCTTCGCACGCTCGAAAGCTCAGTATCTACCGATGGATTTCTAAAACCATATAGTGGATGGACAAACAAGTTTATTTTTCCTCCTTATGATTTTAGCGTACCCAGCATGATGGTAACTAATTTTCACCTACCACTTTCGACATTGTTAATGATGGTATCAGCTTTTGCTGGCTATGATTTTCTTTTCGATGCGTATAAACTTGCAATAAAAGAAAAATACCGCTTTGGAACTTATGGTGATGCTATGCTTATTATATAG
- the wecB gene encoding UDP-N-acetylglucosamine 2-epimerase (non-hydrolyzing), whose amino-acid sequence MKVLSIVGATPQFIKAAMVSHKLILKGIDEVVLNAGQNLDDTLSQIFLEEMDIPEPKYKLAISDLNPAATIGKLLEGIEIAILKEKPDMVLVYGDNNPALAGAIAAQKQQIPVAHVEAGLRSFKPMVSEEMNRILIDRISTLLFCPTEIAVENLKKEGFDNFPCNIYNTGDVMQDAANYYCTLSPLKSDIINKFNLNQSFALATISCPENTSDPKKLGEIISALNTINRELRVIVPLNPLTTKYLRDINIETNFTIIPLVNYFDMVELLRNCTIVLTDSGSVQKEAFFFKKCCVTLRKETECTELVQNGFNMLSSSDSEFILIAYNEMINRKPNFSMDIYGKGKASEKIADILKFWKK is encoded by the coding sequence ATGAAAGTACTATCCATTGTAGGTGCGACTCCTCAGTTTATAAAAGCTGCTATGGTCAGCCATAAACTTATTCTCAAAGGGATAGATGAGGTAGTCCTTAATGCTGGCCAAAATCTTGACGATACCCTATCGCAGATTTTTCTTGAAGAGATGGATATCCCGGAACCAAAGTATAAATTAGCGATTTCTGATCTAAATCCTGCAGCAACAATTGGAAAATTACTTGAAGGAATTGAGATTGCAATCCTCAAGGAAAAGCCCGATATGGTGCTAGTATATGGCGACAATAACCCCGCACTGGCGGGAGCTATTGCTGCGCAAAAACAACAAATTCCAGTTGCACATGTAGAAGCGGGATTACGCTCGTTTAAACCAATGGTATCAGAGGAGATGAATCGGATTTTAATCGATAGAATTTCAACTCTTCTTTTCTGTCCCACCGAAATAGCCGTTGAAAATCTTAAAAAGGAAGGCTTTGATAACTTTCCATGTAATATATACAACACAGGAGATGTTATGCAGGATGCTGCAAATTACTATTGTACCTTATCTCCTCTAAAATCTGATATTATAAATAAGTTTAATCTAAACCAATCCTTTGCACTTGCAACAATAAGTTGTCCTGAAAACACATCAGATCCAAAAAAATTAGGAGAGATAATAAGTGCATTAAACACTATTAACCGAGAACTGCGAGTAATTGTTCCACTAAACCCTCTTACAACAAAATATTTAAGAGATATTAATATCGAAACTAACTTTACAATTATTCCACTAGTAAACTATTTCGATATGGTTGAACTTCTAAGAAATTGCACAATCGTTCTTACCGATAGCGGAAGCGTTCAAAAAGAGGCATTCTTTTTTAAAAAGTGTTGTGTAACCCTTAGAAAAGAGACAGAATGTACAGAACTTGTTCAAAATGGGTTTAATATGTTGAGTAGTTCCGATTCTGAATTCATACTCATAGCATATAACGAAATGATAAATCGTAAACCCAATTTTTCTATGGATATTTATGGAAAAGGCAAGGCTTCCGAAAAAATTGCCGATATTTTAAAATTTTGGAAGAAGTAA
- a CDS encoding glycosyltransferase family 4 protein codes for MRRVLILTYYWPPAGSSGVQRWLKFVKYLRNYGWEPIVYTANNPEVSAIDESLLNDIPEGIEVIRRNVPEPYGIYKFLSGNRKKIGVGFTSGSTKKRSLINNIAIWIRGNFFIPDARMLWIAPSTSFLSKYLRNNPVDLIISTGPPHSLHLIGLKLNRKLNIPWIADFRDPWTDIYFYKDLKLTWLADSINRRLERKVLKNADLTVVVSKSMADRFKKIGAKKIEIVPNGFDHTDYNHNVTLNDSVFSLVHVGTIPPNSNSNTFWKTIAKMAENNTEFSEKLLIRFVGDVDKSVIESLKRFNLLGKTEILGYKSHSEIPSIQKSAQVLLVFIPSTSKEILTGKIFEYLAAKRPVIAIGPVGGDLDALLTETGAGIMLPCDSEAEIYEGLKWVWEGYKLGWSSFNPRNIEQYSRKGLTKRIAELMNVVIMRQ; via the coding sequence ATGCGAAGAGTACTAATTCTAACCTATTACTGGCCCCCTGCTGGAAGTTCTGGTGTTCAACGATGGTTGAAGTTTGTTAAGTATCTCCGAAATTACGGATGGGAACCAATAGTTTATACCGCCAATAATCCTGAGGTTTCGGCAATCGATGAGTCTTTATTAAATGATATACCCGAGGGAATTGAGGTAATTCGCCGAAATGTACCTGAGCCTTATGGGATATATAAGTTCCTTAGTGGGAATAGGAAGAAAATAGGTGTTGGATTTACATCTGGCTCTACAAAAAAAAGGAGTTTAATAAATAACATTGCAATTTGGATCAGAGGAAATTTCTTTATCCCAGATGCTCGGATGCTTTGGATTGCTCCATCTACATCGTTTCTATCAAAATATCTAAGAAATAATCCTGTTGATTTAATTATATCTACTGGGCCCCCGCATAGTTTGCACCTAATCGGGTTAAAACTGAATAGGAAACTGAATATTCCTTGGATTGCTGATTTCAGAGATCCTTGGACAGATATTTACTTCTACAAAGACTTAAAGTTAACTTGGCTTGCCGATTCAATTAATAGAAGACTTGAACGGAAAGTGCTTAAGAATGCTGATTTAACGGTAGTTGTTTCAAAATCGATGGCTGATAGGTTCAAGAAAATAGGGGCCAAAAAAATCGAAATTGTTCCCAATGGATTCGATCATACTGATTATAACCATAACGTAACCCTTAACGATTCAGTTTTTTCATTGGTTCACGTAGGAACAATTCCGCCGAATAGTAATAGTAATACGTTTTGGAAGACTATCGCAAAAATGGCAGAGAACAATACTGAATTCAGCGAGAAATTACTGATTCGCTTTGTTGGCGATGTGGATAAGTCTGTTATTGAATCGTTAAAAAGGTTTAATTTGCTCGGGAAAACAGAAATATTAGGTTACAAGTCTCATTCCGAAATCCCTTCAATACAAAAATCTGCGCAGGTTCTTTTAGTTTTTATACCAAGTACCTCCAAAGAGATACTAACTGGAAAGATTTTTGAGTACCTTGCAGCAAAGCGTCCAGTGATTGCGATTGGTCCTGTTGGAGGAGATCTAGATGCACTTTTAACGGAAACAGGAGCAGGAATAATGCTTCCATGTGATTCCGAAGCGGAAATTTATGAGGGATTAAAATGGGTGTGGGAAGGTTATAAATTGGGTTGGAGTAGTTTTAATCCCCGAAATATTGAACAATATTCCCGGAAGGGATTAACAAAAAGGATTGCTGAGTTGATGAATGTTGTAATAATGCGTCAATAA
- a CDS encoding cell division protein FtsX: protein MKNSEGKITRNRLRSSSLSSIISISLVLFMLGIVGILIFNARKLSDYVKENIGFSIFLQDDIREVDANFLRKTLDASAFVRYTEYISKERAAKELKDELGEDFITFLGYNPLSASIDVRMKAEYANQDSINKIERFLLGFKQVKEVHYQKSLVSLVNENVSKISLVIILFSSLLLFIAIVLINNTIRLSVYSRRFLINTMKLVGATWGFIRKPFLLKSILHGLYAALVSILLLSGLVYLVQKEFGDLIDIVDPFLLIIIFGAVIVIGVLINLISTYFAVNKFLRLKVDDLYY, encoded by the coding sequence ATGAAAAACTCCGAAGGAAAAATTACACGTAATCGTCTGCGAAGCTCATCACTTTCATCAATCATAAGTATCTCCTTGGTTCTTTTTATGCTTGGTATCGTTGGTATTCTGATTTTTAACGCAAGAAAACTTTCCGATTACGTAAAAGAAAACATCGGCTTCTCAATTTTCCTTCAAGATGATATTCGCGAAGTTGATGCTAATTTTCTCCGAAAAACCTTAGATGCATCCGCTTTTGTTAGGTATACAGAGTACATTTCAAAAGAAAGAGCGGCAAAGGAGTTAAAAGACGAACTTGGCGAGGATTTTATAACTTTTTTAGGATACAACCCCCTTTCAGCATCAATTGACGTTAGAATGAAAGCAGAATATGCAAATCAAGATAGTATCAACAAAATTGAAAGGTTTTTACTTGGCTTTAAACAGGTAAAGGAGGTTCACTACCAAAAATCACTAGTAAGTTTGGTGAATGAGAATGTGAGTAAAATAAGCCTTGTGATAATTCTATTCAGTAGTTTGTTACTATTTATAGCAATCGTTCTAATTAATAACACCATTCGACTCTCAGTTTATTCCCGTAGGTTTTTAATCAACACCATGAAACTTGTTGGAGCAACATGGGGATTTATTCGTAAACCTTTTTTATTAAAAAGCATACTTCACGGGCTTTATGCCGCCCTTGTGTCTATTCTGCTGCTTTCGGGATTAGTTTATTTGGTACAAAAAGAATTTGGTGATCTGATTGATATTGTTGATCCATTTCTGTTAATTATTATTTTTGGAGCTGTTATCGTAATTGGTGTGTTAATTAATTTAATTTCAACTTACTTTGCAGTTAATAAATTTTTAAGATTAAAAGTCGATGACTTATACTATTAG